In a single window of the Gammaproteobacteria bacterium genome:
- a CDS encoding TIGR02594 family protein, translating into MSITYIQKALLKLGFDPGPIDGIRGRLTIQAIKVFQATCGLTPDGLVGPQTSAILFDHSAPMKSKPFAIPVTIPWLETAYDLIGTQEHPGAGSNEAIIGWAESLDIIAYNDDDIPWCGLFVAHCIGCQMPEEPLPTNPLGARKWHKFGHEVSPRLGAVMVFWRGSPNGWKGHVGFYWAQDNDAYHIIGGNQANSVSVTRIAKTRLLSARWPQGGLSSDNITRLAANNGRLLSSNEA; encoded by the coding sequence ATGTCTATCACCTACATTCAAAAAGCACTACTAAAATTAGGATTTGATCCTGGCCCAATTGATGGCATTAGAGGCCGACTAACCATTCAAGCAATTAAAGTATTTCAAGCAACCTGTGGCTTAACTCCCGACGGCTTAGTTGGCCCGCAAACTAGCGCAATTTTATTTGATCACAGCGCACCGATGAAGAGTAAACCTTTTGCTATTCCTGTTACCATTCCTTGGTTAGAAACTGCCTATGATTTGATCGGCACTCAAGAGCACCCAGGTGCAGGCTCGAACGAGGCGATTATTGGCTGGGCCGAAAGTTTAGACATTATCGCTTACAACGACGATGATATTCCGTGGTGCGGTCTGTTTGTTGCCCATTGTATTGGCTGCCAAATGCCAGAAGAACCCCTGCCAACCAATCCCTTAGGCGCCCGCAAATGGCACAAGTTTGGTCATGAAGTATCACCTCGATTAGGTGCAGTGATGGTATTTTGGCGTGGCAGCCCGAACGGTTGGAAAGGCCATGTCGGATTTTATTGGGCTCAAGATAACGACGCTTATCATATTATTGGTGGTAATCAGGCAAATTCTGTCAGTGTCACCCGTATTGCTAAAACGCGTTTACTGTCAGCGCGATGGCCACAAGGTGGATTGTCCAGCGACAACATCACCAGACTCGCCGCTAATAACGGCCGATTACTCTCGTCGAATGAAGCGTAA